In Caproicibacterium amylolyticum, a genomic segment contains:
- a CDS encoding helix-turn-helix domain-containing protein: MRFSRIREDWQKLRRTISSYRPYKYFFLCLLLPLAILVSLSVIYYCNYSYRTRANLQQTAQDRMSSVSTFLNSTVKKVQVNSRLLISSQGFYDLFYNVTTKEDTTTIYTAAKTLLNYNATLDMVDNSFLYLRGQKTVLSSDGLTNESIFFNRSYVFTTYKGNYWAGFDSASYGFSLLPPTVIAKITSADSTTITRHRVIPVVTAALTESKSNNLFVVCLNQDTLDNALQNFREYDDEVIIVTDKSGSIIASTDHTKAQEMLADPKVKQHLLASDSDKSEQINVHNNSYVFSTGVSSFSYAKYHFISAVPKSSFYKPMQTTNLFFLIIICMTAATFAMLIFVFRRYILNPMQTLVGSIAHKGTETGANDSNIVDFLANRVGDMQKDISALVPILSEQHLLSLMTNPDAAAQSLPYSSSVDSLPHAHFCVATVQAQFSPSFWTSFTDEDRHKVIKFLLQVLKVQLSKGYVCHVINLQKNQIAIVLNIPEQFKAEELISELSTVLDFFKYDASLIRFSAGISRSCVELPMLHLAYREARAAMDSVPDAGPAEQCIQIYSGSTDRVYYTFTTAQDNQLYYSILQGSYADAHAVLNSIVEQNAAKHLPHSEAVKLRQYIFACICRAVKASGNLMPWNDSFHDISNDFDSADADTVNTFLHELIDRTAQKAAPRRQFSIKDVTDYIDTHYQEDLYLEYVAEKFGVTDKYLSKAFKESVHVNFHDYLNRVRMDVAKKLLTTTKQTVTEVGQAVGFNTHSTFFRVFKSLEGISPTDYRRLNQH, from the coding sequence ATGCGTTTTTCAAGGATTCGGGAAGATTGGCAAAAACTCCGCCGTACCATTTCCAGCTACCGACCATACAAGTATTTTTTTCTGTGCCTTCTCCTTCCCCTTGCAATTCTTGTTTCACTTTCCGTAATATACTACTGTAATTATTCCTACCGCACCCGCGCGAACCTGCAGCAAACGGCGCAGGACCGCATGTCTTCAGTCAGTACATTTTTAAATAGCACTGTAAAAAAAGTACAGGTCAATTCCCGACTGTTAATCAGCTCGCAGGGATTTTATGACCTCTTTTACAACGTTACAACGAAAGAAGACACCACCACCATATACACTGCTGCCAAGACTCTGCTGAACTACAATGCGACCTTGGACATGGTGGACAACTCTTTTTTGTATCTGCGCGGTCAAAAAACCGTTCTCAGCAGTGACGGGCTGACGAATGAAAGCATCTTCTTTAATCGCAGCTACGTATTCACTACTTATAAAGGAAACTATTGGGCCGGTTTTGACAGTGCATCTTACGGGTTTTCGCTGCTGCCGCCAACTGTAATTGCAAAGATAACTTCTGCGGACTCTACAACTATTACCCGTCACCGTGTAATTCCGGTTGTAACAGCCGCACTGACTGAATCCAAGAGCAACAACCTGTTTGTTGTTTGTTTGAATCAGGATACACTTGACAACGCCCTGCAGAATTTCCGCGAATACGACGATGAAGTCATAATCGTCACTGACAAAAGCGGCAGCATCATTGCTTCCACAGACCACACGAAAGCACAGGAAATGCTGGCTGACCCGAAAGTGAAACAGCATCTGCTTGCCTCGGATTCTGACAAATCCGAACAGATCAACGTGCATAATAACTCTTATGTGTTTTCTACCGGTGTTTCCAGCTTCTCTTATGCAAAGTACCATTTCATTTCGGCGGTGCCGAAGTCTTCTTTTTACAAGCCCATGCAGACTACGAATCTGTTTTTCCTGATTATTATCTGTATGACTGCCGCTACATTTGCCATGCTGATTTTCGTTTTCCGCCGGTATATTTTAAACCCCATGCAGACACTGGTGGGCAGCATTGCACACAAAGGCACGGAGACCGGCGCAAATGACTCCAATATCGTTGATTTTCTGGCAAATCGGGTTGGCGATATGCAGAAGGATATTTCTGCACTTGTTCCTATCCTTTCCGAACAGCATTTGCTTAGCCTAATGACCAATCCGGATGCGGCAGCACAGTCGCTGCCTTACAGCAGCAGCGTGGACAGCCTACCGCATGCACATTTCTGTGTTGCCACTGTACAGGCACAGTTCAGTCCTTCTTTCTGGACATCTTTTACAGATGAAGACCGGCACAAAGTCATCAAGTTCCTGCTGCAGGTACTGAAAGTTCAGCTGAGCAAAGGCTATGTCTGCCATGTAATCAACCTGCAGAAAAACCAGATTGCCATTGTGCTGAATATTCCGGAACAATTTAAAGCAGAGGAATTGATATCAGAACTTTCAACGGTACTCGATTTCTTTAAATACGATGCCTCTCTCATTCGCTTTTCCGCCGGTATCAGCCGCAGCTGCGTGGAGCTGCCTATGCTGCATCTGGCTTACCGGGAAGCACGTGCCGCAATGGACTCTGTGCCGGACGCAGGTCCCGCTGAGCAATGTATCCAAATCTACAGCGGCAGCACTGACCGTGTCTATTACACCTTTACAACCGCGCAGGACAACCAGTTGTATTATTCCATCCTACAGGGCAGCTATGCGGATGCGCACGCAGTGCTGAATAGTATTGTAGAGCAGAATGCCGCCAAACATCTGCCGCACAGTGAAGCGGTAAAACTGCGTCAGTATATTTTTGCCTGCATTTGCCGGGCAGTCAAGGCCAGTGGAAATCTGATGCCCTGGAATGACAGCTTTCATGATATTTCCAATGACTTTGATTCTGCAGATGCCGATACTGTAAACACGTTTTTACATGAACTGATTGACCGCACCGCGCAAAAAGCCGCGCCCCGCCGTCAGTTCTCCATTAAAGATGTTACAGATTACATTGACACGCATTATCAGGAGGATTTGTATCTGGAATATGTAGCAGAGAAATTCGGCGTTACAGACAAATACCTTTCCAAAGCCTTTAAAGAAAGCGTTCACGTCAATTTCCACGATTATCTGAACCGTGTGCGCATGGACGTTGCAAAAAAGCTGCTGACTACTACCAAACAGACGGTAACAGAGGTGGGGCAGGCCGTTGGTTTTAACACCCACAGCACTTTCTTCCGCGTTTTCAAGTCGCTGGAGGGCATCAGCCCCACTGATTACCGTCGGCTAAATCAGCACTGA